ctaatgacatcagcaTCAAGTCGTGTGAGCGGTTCttaagcaatcatgcaactacttaaatatgtAACATAagaacggcaggtttccttccctaaagtacatcagtgaaccaggtgggtttcacCAACAATCAGCCATCAggctcatcattagactttaattccagagttttcttgaattcaaatgtcatctgctctggcgggattcgaacccgggtccttggagtattacactgggtctctggatgactagtccagtgacaataccactgcaccacctccTTCCAATTAATGGAGGTGTTAAAGAATTTGATTGGgtcatttcctctggtgggggaggggtccaGAACAATGGGGCAGAACATTAAAACTGGAGCCAGGCGGTTCAGGATGATGAATCACTCCCCCACACAGGGGCGAGTGGAAATGGGaaccctctccccacagatagCTGTGGATAAGGTAGGCCGCAGAGGGGTAGGGTTGGGACAACTGGAGCTGGCGATAGATTTCTGATGGGATCAAGGATAGAGGCAGATGTTGGCAAATCAGCCAATATATGACCGAATGATAGAACAGGCtggagggctgaatggtctcctattGCTACTGCTTGTAGTATGGACAAAGAGGCCATGTTTGGGTCACAGGACAGGTGCGAGAGGCTGATCCTGTCTGAATCACATAGACAGGAAATTCAGCAGGGGCGATTGTCAGAGGGCCGGAGACTGACCAGGAACAGTACTCCAGAGAATGGCCTCACAGTGTTTATCTACAAATTggattaaatctggaattaaaagtcgaatgatgaccatgaagccattgtcgattgtcagaaaaacctatccgGTTTATTAatatcctctagggaaggaaatctgccgtccttacctggtctggcctacatgtgactccaggcccacagcaatgtggttgacttttaactgccctctgaagtgggcaattagggatgggcaacagatgctggccagccagagacaccatgtcccacgaaagattAAAGAATAAAAAACTTCCAGTTCACCAGACAGGCAGGAAATCAAAATGAACACAGTGCGAATGGTCACAAATAAAAAGGGAATATATTGGAGACACTCTGCTGGTCCGGCTGCGTCTGGGAGAGGGACTGGGATATCGGCAGATATCACCAACAGGCTTTTAAACTCTGCCCTTGCAGCCACTCAGGGGTCACTGTCATCAGAGCTTTGCCACTGCAATGTTCAATTCTGGATGTGAGATTAATACTTTTAGAATGCTTTTCATGACAAAGTTTTCTTCAGTCCCACAACCCGCCGAGATCTTTCTGCACCtagaattctggcctcttgttcaTTCACAATTTTAATTATTCCGCCTTCAGCCACTGAGGTCCTGAACTCTGGAATAACcttcagaccataagacacaggagcagaattaggccactcggcccatcgagtctgctccgccattcaatcatggctgatatttttctcacccccattctcctgccttttccccaataagaccataagacacaggagcagactGAGCTCCTCGACCAGGTGTTTGGCCATTCTATCCAAATATTCCTGATTGCTGCTTCTATTTAGCAGCCTATgggaagggtgctatataaaggcAGCTTTAGCCGGGCCTCTTGCACTCAGTGACAATgcgctgtgtgtgtttgttctGGGATTTCAAAGCTGGATTTCAAGCGGAAATGACAGGTTTCCTTGACTACAAATAGCCCCACCTGCTGGACAGGTGTGCTCGCTCGGTGTCATCCACACCTGCCCATTGGGCAGTCTCACTCCCAATAGGATCACAGATTGaaacctgaggcttcagcaacGCGAGCACTGAAGGCAAGAGTTTTCCACAAGCCAGGTTCAGCCCAGGGACCGGACAAAGTCTTGCTTCTCTCCCATCGACATTCCCAACACCCAGCGCCATGGATCGCTTTGTCAATATCTTCCGCCATTTCCAATCCAACTCGGAGTCAATGATGAATGGGATTTGTGGAATCCTAGCCTTGGCGAGTATCCGGATTTACACCACCTTCCAGTTTATCTGTCCGTGTTTGCCCATCTACAACACCGTCTATGGGATTGGTGTCATGTTCCTGCCTCCCACAATCCTCTTCCTCTGTGGTATCATTGTGAACAAGCACTCGCTGCTGATGATGGAGGAATGGCAGCGTCCAGAGAGTGGGAGGTCCAAGGATGCTGCCGTGCTTCGCTACATGTTCCTGGCCGTGGCGCAGAGAGCAGCGCTCGCTCCCGCGGTCTGGCTCATTGTCGCTCTGCTGGATGGCAAGTGCGTTGTCTGTGCCTTCAGCTCCTCGGTGGATCCCAGTCGCTTTACCAACATGAGCGGCTTTCAGGGGGAAGATTTGCTCCTCCTTCTGTCCAAAGTGCCCTGTAAGGAACTGACAGCCGACCACCTGCAACACCACTTCCCCAGGAAAgcagtgtacaggtatctccgCTCCGTCTCCCAGGTAAATCACACTgcagtgtacaggtatctccgCTCCGTCTCCCAGGTATATCACATTGCAATGTACAGGTATTTCCGCACCGTCTCCCAGGTAAATCACACTgcagtgtacaggtatctccgCTCCGTCTCCCAGGTAAATCACACTGCAGTGTACAGGTATCCCCGCTCCGTCTCCCAGGTATATCACATTGCAATGTACAGGTATTTCCGCACCGTCTCCCAGGTAAATCACACTGCAGTGTACAGGTATCCCCGCTCCGTCTCCCAGGTAAATCACACTGCAGTGTACAGGTATCCCCGCTCCGTCTCCCAGGTATATCACATTGCAATGTACAGGTATCCCCGCTCCGTCTCCCAGGTAAATCACACTGCAGTGTACAGGTATCCCCGCTCCGTCTCCCAGGTATATCACACTgcagtgtacaggtatctccgCTCCGTCTCCCAGgtaaatcacactgcaatgtacaGGTATCCCCGCTCCGTCTCCCAGGTAAATCACACTGCAGTGTACAGGTATCCCCGCTCCGTCTCCCAGGTAAATCACACTGCAGTGTACAGGTATCCCCGCTCCGTCTCCCAGGTATATCACATTGCAATGTACAGGTATTTCCGCACCGTCTCCCAGGTAAATCACACTGCAGTGTACAGGTATCTGTGCATCGTCTCCCAGGTAAATCACACTGCAGTGTACAGGTATCTGTGCACCGTCTCCCAGGTAAATCACACTgcagtgtacaggtatctccgCACCGTCTCCCAGGTATATCACACTgcagtgtacaggtatctccgCTCCGTCTCCCAGGTATATCACATTGCAATGTACAGGTATTTCCGCACCGTCTCCCAGGTAAATCACACTGCAGTGTACAGGTATCTGTGCATCGTCTCCCAGGTAAATCACACTGCAGTGTACAGGTATCTGTGCACCGTCTCCCAGGTAAATCACACTgcagtgtacaggtatctccgCACCGTCTCCCAGGTATATCACACTGCAGTGTACAGGTATCCCCGCTCCGTCTCCCAGGTAAATCACACTGCAATCGACAGCGCTACAGAGCTTAGGATGGTCAATGTATAGAGATAGAGATTAGTCACTGTCTAATTTACTGGTGGAATAGGCTGGAGGGGCTGCATGGTCCTCCTGTTTCTATGACAATACATATAATTGATTAATAGTAAAAATAACTGGGCAACAATTAAAGCAGAGGGCAAAGAGTCAAGGTTCAAAGGGTAACAATGTGGCAGGGGCCAAgggcaggcagctgaggtcaggGGGCAGGCGGAAGGTGAGGTGCCAGGGGTCAGAGGTCAGGGGGCAGAGGTCagcgggcagggggcagaggtCGTGGCAGGCGGCAGAGGTCAGAGGCCCGGATAGGTCTGTTTACACAGTGTGTTGCAAAGATGGAACAGATTCCCAGGAAGTGTTCGGGACACTGGGATAATTGAGTTGCTGATTTGATGTTGAGGTCGGGAGGGTTCCAATGTCCAGTCAGGTTGGTTTTTCAGTGGCTGTTCTTTGTCCTCAGGCTCTGGGATGGAGTCTCCTCTTCTTGCTGGTCTTGGTGGGATTCCTCGCTCGCTGCTTCAAGCCGTGTTCCCAACACGTCACCTTCCTACAGAGCAGATACTGGAGCAACTACATCGATATTGAGCAGAGTGCCTTTGAGCAGGCATGCTGTGACCACGCGCGGGGCTTTGCTCGCCATTGTGTCATCCAGTTCTTCCAGAACATGCAGACGGAGCGAAAGACACATTGCCCGGAAATCACTGCTCCCTTCAGCAACGAGACGGACCATCTGCACGGCATCAGAAACAAGGAGCAGCTCAACAACCTCCTGATGAAATGGTTCATTGCAAAACCGCCGCTGAATATCAGTCCCATCAGCCAACAGCGAAGGAATTCCTACCCTCTGACAGCCCGGGAGAGCCCCCAGGAACAGCCCACAGCCTGGGAGAGCCCCCAGCAACAGCCCAAAGCCTGGGAGAGCCCCCAGGAACAGCCCACAAGCTGGGGTAAACCCCAGCAGCACCTCACAGCCTGGGGTAAACCCCGACAACAGCTTACAGCCCAGGAGAATGCCCATGGACAGCCGATAGCCTGGGAGAGGCCCCAGCAACAGCCCAGATTGCCGCGGGTCACTGTCAAACACACTGTGCTGTAGGAGGCCACTCGTCTCCATCAGGCCCCAACTTCCTCAACAAAGTGAACTCCAGACACAAGGAACAGCTGCCAGGCAAACAAAcatcaatcaccccccccccccgccccactgacCAATAACTGcccttcacccccccacactgaccagtaactgcccctcactcccccaactGACCAGTAActgcccctcaccaccccccccactgaccagtaactgcccctcacccccccaacactgaccagtaactgcccttcaccccccccactgaccagtaactgcccctcaccccccccaacactgaccagtaactgcccctcactcccccaactGACCAGTAActgcccctcaccaccccccccactgaccagtaactgcccctcacccccccaacactgaccagtaactgcccctcaccccccccaacactgaccagtaactgcccctcacccccccccactgaccagtaactgcccctcacccctcccccccactgaccagtaactgcccctcaccccccccccactgaccagtaactgcccctcacccccccccccactgaccagtaactgcccctcaccccccccaacactgaccagtaactgcccctcccccctcctcgccCAGGGTTTGGGTCACTCTATTTATAAGTCACTGTCCTGTCCCAGACGGAGACCCGGGGCAATAAATGGTGATGAATTTACACAGAAAGGGGCAAAAAAAGGAAGGTCAGAAACAGAGCGAGGGCAAGAATGAAACAGGGAGCAGGCAAAGGGAGGAGGCCGAGGAATGGGAGCGGAAACTTCCTCTGTCTCTCGCTATCGTTCAATTTCCTGGCATGGCCCAAAACCGCAACCAGAACCATTTACTACTCATGAGccaacagcactgagggagtgccgca
Above is a genomic segment from Mustelus asterias chromosome 11, sMusAst1.hap1.1, whole genome shotgun sequence containing:
- the LOC144500842 gene encoding calcium homeostasis modulator protein 3-like; translated protein: MDRFVNIFRHFQSNSESMMNGICGILALASIRIYTTFQFICPCLPIYNTVYGIGVMFLPPTILFLCGIIVNKHSLLMMEEWQRPESGRSKDAAVLRYMFLAVAQRAALAPAVWLIVALLDGKCVVCAFSSSVDPSRFTNMSGFQGEDLLLLLSKVPCKELTADHLQHHFPRKAVYRYLRSVSQALGWSLLFLLVLVGFLARCFKPCSQHVTFLQSRYWSNYIDIEQSAFEQACCDHARGFARHCVIQFFQNMQTERKTHCPEITAPFSNETDHLHGIRNKEQLNNLLMKWFIAKPPLNISPISQQRRNSYPLTARESPQEQPTAWESPQQQPKAWESPQEQPTSWGKPQQHLTAWGKPRQQLTAQENAHGQPIAWERPQQQPRLPRVTVKHTVL